The nucleotide window AGGAAGTACCAAACTCAAATTGAATGATAttggagacttggttctaagcgaAGATATTCGCCGAAGAGAATCAAGTGATTCCCCATGATCTACTTTTAGTACCAAAAGCAGGGGGAGAATCAACCAAAGAGGACAGAGTTATGGTCGTGGCAGatcaaagtcaaggagaagaggACAATCCAAAAATCGCAAGGACATTACTTGTTGGAGTTGCGATAAAAAGGGTCACTATAGTAGCCAGTGTAGAGaaccaaagaagaagaatgaagaaaattCAGCAAATGTAATTGCTGAACAAGTCGGTGATGCACTAATTTGTTGTGCAAATAGTCCAGTCGAATCTTGGATTCTGGACTCAGGTGCATCTTTTCACTCTACATCATGTaaagaattattgcataattatattgCTGGAAAATTTAGGAAAGTTTATCTAGCAGACGACAAACCTCTCGACATTGCAGGAAAATGTGAAGTTCATATAAAGACTTCATAAGGCACGCTATGGAAATTGCAAAATGTACGACATGTTCCTGGCctcaagaaaaatctgatatctATGGGTCAGATTGGAGGTAAAGGATATATAACAACATTCGGCAATGGACCGTGGAAGATAACCAGagggaatttggttgtggcacgaggcTTCAAAAGGGAAACACTGTATGCAACTGCAATACAAGGAGATACTATTGCAATAGTTGATCATGGCCATGATACAACATTGTGGCACCGGAGGCTCGAGCATATGAGTGATAAGGGAATGAAGATTTTGGCATCCAAAGAAAAGTTGCCAAACCTAAAACATGTTGAATTAGGTTTGTGCGAAGATTGCATATACGGGAAACAAAAGAGTGTTAGTTTCTCAAAGGTGGGAGGGACGCCAAAGAAAGAAAAGCTGAAACTAGTGCATATAGATGTGTGGGGAATAGATCCTGTAACTTCTTTAGGAGGCTCATGCTATTAtgtcaccttcattgatgattccacaagaaaggtatgagtttattttctgaaaaataaatctgATGTGTTTGTTACCTTTAAAAGATGGAAAGCTGAAGTTGAAAATCAGACAAGTCTAAAGTTAAAATGTCTGAAGTCTGACAATAGAGGAGAGTATGATAGTCAAAAGTTCAAAGCATTTTGCTCGGAGAATGGGATCAGAATGatcaagacagttcctggaacaccGGAACAAAATAGTGTTGCTACGAGGAAGAACAAAACCTTGAATGAACGAGCTAGAAGTATGAGAATACATTTTGGATTGCCGAAgtatttttgggctgaggcagttaaCACGACAGCTTACCTCATAAATAGGGGACCCTCTGTACCgctgaattttgaaattcctgaGGAGGTATGGACAGGAAAGGAGGTAACTCTCTTACATCTGAAAATTTTTGGTTGTGTTTCTTATGTGCATGTAAACTCTAATGATAGAGATAAGCTTGATCCTAAAGCCAATAAATGTTTCTTTATTGGTtatggtgatgataattttggttatcagttttgggatgatcagAATAGAAAGATCCTAAGACACAGGAATGCCACATTTAATGAAAATGTGATGTACAAGAACAAGCTTGAAGTAGAACCAACCAATACCAGCAAATAGACAATGTCTGAAAcagttgagttagaagaaatctCAGAAAATGAAGTAGCTAGAGGGATTACAACTGATTCTGAAATTGAAGATGAAGAACCAGAagccgaatttgaagaagaactaGAAGCCGAACCTAGATCAGAACCAGAACCGAAACCAGAGATAGAATCAAATGCAGAACCAAATCTGGAATCAGGACCTGAATCACATTCGGATTCTGTTACTCATGAACCTACATTGAGGAGATCTAAAAGAGTCACGAATGCTCCAGATAAGTTAACTCTCTCTTGTCACTATTTACTTCTAACTGATACTGGAGAACCAGAgcattttgttgaagcaatgcaGGTAATAGACTCTAATAAGTGGAAgctagccatgaaagaagagatgaattctcttcaaaagaataaaacatggatACTTACGGAGTTACCAAAATGAAAGAAGGCATTGCAGAACAAATGGGTGTACAGAGTCAAGGAAGAAcatgatggtaagaagagatacaAAGCACGATTAGTAGTAAAAGGCTTTCAGCAGAAGGAAGGAATTGACTACACCGATATCTTCTCTCCTgtagtcaaattaactactatcaggtcggtgctaagtatcgtagctgcagaaaatttgcatttggagcagctagatgttaaaaccgctttcttgcatggtgaccttgaagaagacatctacatgaagcaacctgaatgttttcaagtttctggtaaagaaaaccttgtgtgtaagttgaagaagagtttgtatggtttgaaacaagctccccgacaatggtacaagaaatttgatggattcatgtataaaAATAGTTTCACACGATGTGAGATGGACCATTGCTGttatatcaaaaatcttgatGAATCCTATGTCATTTTACTGTTGTACGTTGATGATATCCTAATTGCAGGATCTAGCATAAATGAGATCAATTTGGTTAAGCAACAACTGGCGgaggagtttgaaatgaaagacttatgaccagctaagcaaatgcttgggatgaggatTAGCAGAAACAGGTCGGAAGGAACCTTAAAGTTGTCTCAAGAAAAGTACATACAGAAGGTACTAAGCAGGTTCAGTCTTCATGATGCAAATACAAGAAGCACTCCACTCGGAAGCCATCTAAATCTGTCAAAGGACCAATTACCTAAGACAGATGAAGAAAGAAAGTACATGCCCAAAGTTTCGTATGCTTCAGcagtaggaagtttgatgtatgctatggtttgtactagacctgacatagcccatgcagttggagttgtcagtagatacatgtcagatctaggaaaggagcattgagaatttgtaaaatggatattgcgatatatcaaaggcacctcaggtatggcactttgttttaaaaagagcaatattatcttacaaggttttgctGATGCAAATTTAGGCGGCGATCTGGATAGTCAAAAAATTACCACGGGCTACGTGTTCACCTTGGGTGGCACTGCTGTTAGTTGGATGTCCAGACTTCAGAAAAGTGTTGTTCTATCTACCtctgaagcagagtacatggcaatctcagaagctagaaaagagatgatttggctcaagaattttcttaaagagctaggtaaagagcaggacaattgtgagcttttcagcgataaccagagtgcaattcatcttgccaagaatccagtgtttcatgtaagATCGAAGGATATCCAGTTAAGGTATCATTATATCCGAGAGTTGATAAACGAAGGAACTCTTTCCCTGCAGAAGATACCAGGATCAAAGAACTcgtcagacatgttgaccaaagttgtcgGTGTTGACAAACTGAGGCTGTGCACTGCCTCAGTTAGTCTTCAAGACTGATAGCATGAAGGCGCCACCAGAGAAtagcaaattttttttttattttctttcttgatgtaacataggtttgagggggagattgataggaCCAAACCCTATTATTGTATgtgaaagtagacaaaacaaaagaaagaaaaatcaaaaagagatgaaaatatgatgtaagcgcttacatcgacattcttgtgatgtaagcgcttacctcgacattcttatgatgtaagcgcttacatcgacattcttatgatgtaagcgcttacctcggcagggcattcaaatgcctataaatagggatctacattttcatttgtagatcatcccaaaacttcttctttctctcttcaattaataaagagctattctttgtgtggccgcggagtaggcaaaaattaccgaaccacgtaaatcttgccttgtcttgtcttgtgcaatttattgcttttctctcttaaatattctttTCCTTCTATTAGGTTGACACGCTTCCTAACATTTTCTGACAGTCGCAAAAGAGAAAAACCGGTATCATTAATGTAACACCTTCATTTCTCATCAAGCTAATTTGTGTTCTGATTCATCAACTGCTGCCATAGACAAGATCCTTTAAAACGTTTGCTATTTGTCCAAgtattctttttctttcaatgAGGTTCGTTCCGTAGTTTACAAATTTCAAGGGAAACAAATCCATGCCGCATTCACCATAAAATATATGTGCGCAGGTTTAGTAACCTGGAGAACGAAGCTAAAGGCAAAAATACAATTATCTTATGATCACAAGTCAAACATTTCACGAATTGTGAAGTGTAGATAAGCATATCAAACTCACACGTCACAAGGACACCTTATTCAATATCGTTAATTTGATCACATTTTCCTTTATGCACGCAAGAGAATGGAATTATGGAATACCTACATTCAACTTGAAGTTTATGGAGTTTGTACTATAGTTTAAATCTTCTGGACGTTCGCGTGGCAGGTTGATTAGATCGACATGTAGCTTTTTTTTTTCCATGCTGAAACAAGTTAAAAAGGCTCAATTCTTGATTTGTCTGCAGGAAACAAGCTATTTCAAAAACCCGATACATTATTTCTAATCCATATTCTTCTTTGAGAAAGCTAAACTCAACTTCAAAATGAAAATCTTCAAATTAATGTAGTCTCCATGTCACTTTTACTTATTTTAGATGGCGGTATTCAAGGGCGGCCAGAGAGTAAAGCCACTAAAACGGTGGCTTTAGGCCCCAAAATTTTGGTAGCCCCAATTTTTGTTTCTCAATTCTTATTCGATGTCTGATATTTAATTTGGGACATTGATTAATTAAAATTTGTATTGTATAAAGTCCATTAAAGTGGGAACTGTTCCTTATAAGAGATTTTTTTTCATTCCAAATACTAAAATCGAATACTTCCGATTAAAGAAGGAGATATGTTATCCATCCCACCCCAACTCTTCTCGTGAGACCCCAAatctttttaagaaaatattaagtATTTCAAAGtataaaagtaaaatattttatataaaaaaggATTATATTAATCATTAGAAAATATGTAATACACTTTTAAACTCTATTGTTTTCCTCAGGTTTTCATCATTGCAACAAGATATAGAAACATTAAAAAAACTCTTTTAATCAAAGTTATCAACTTCTTGAATCATATCTATTACTTAAGATCATATTGCACATGAGAGATTAAATGGTTTATGCGAAAATTTTTAAGTAATTTTATTCTCAAAAAACTAGAAAAATCTACTTCAACTAAAAATATATATGATTTTTTTAGATGGCCTCATATTAAAGTTTAGCTTTAGGCCACCAAACTTATTGAGCCGGCCTTGGCGGTATTATCCGAGCCTTCAGCAACCAAAACATCTGTATCATCACACGGGGTGGATGGATCATCTCCAGGAGTTGAAATGCTTGAATTTTGAATGTCCAACACACTCCTGGTTGTTTTCTGTTGTTGATCAAACATCATTTTCAGCTGTTTTCCTTGTTCTTCAATCCTCAACTGTAACTTTCGCTGAATCTAATTACAAAGAAGACAATTTGAATCAAACAAGATATCTTGAGTCAATTCTTTTGGCTCTCAAAAAGTATCATGAATGAGAGTGACACATGGTAGCAAAACATATTTGGTCCTAATTTTCCAAGGTATGCTAAAATATAAAGTACCTCTAGTTGATCGTGAAGATGCCTCTGGACTTCGAGCTGCATTTGCAGTGCTTCCTTGATTTGCATTCCTCTGCAACACAAGTTCGGATCAGATTTAGTTTCAGCTAAGTTTATCAGGAAAATTAAATGAGAAAGTTGAAAAGGAATATACGTTTTGCTGTCGATCTGTACCACATTATTAGGACTATTTCTTGTTTCAGATGCACCTGCAAGAAGAAAACTCTGAAAGGGGAAGTGAGTGTTATCGCGGTGTTCAGCATCCAAAACTTCTGTATCATCATATGGGTTGGATAGATCATTTCCAGGAGATGAAATGTTTGAATTTTGAGTGTCCAACAGacttgttgtttgttgttgatcAAATATCATCTTCAACTGTTTTCCTTGTTCTTCAATCCTCAACAGCAACTTTCGCTGAATCTTGTTAAAAAGCAAGACAATAGGAATCAGGcatttttttttttcctgaagAGGATCATCATTTGAGTGATACGCATATTGGCAAAAGCAAAATTGGGGTATAAATATGTCGGGAATCAAACTAAACATACCTCCAATTTCTCGTGAAGATGCCTCTGGACTTCGAGTTGCATATGCAGTGCTTTCTTGATTTGCATTCCTCTGAAACAGAAGTTTGGATCAGATTTAGTTTCCAGCTAAGTTTATCAAGATGATTTACTAAGGAAGTTGCGATAGAGAACACACGTTTTGCTATCAACTTTTGTCACATTACTTTTTTCAGATTCTCCTGCAGGGAAAAAAACGCTGATCAGTTTGCTTCTTGAATTATTTTGGAACGTAATGAAGTCGTGAAAAGGCATAAACAAGCAAATTAGAGATGTCAGCCTTTAGGACTTGAGCAATATTTCGTCTTGAAACAAACAAGTGTTTTGACAGAAATATTTACCTTGTGCTGGATCTGAGTTGCACTTCTTATTCAAGTCCATCAGCTTCAGTTCAGATTTGGTGTTGTCTTTGAATGATCAATGAATCACAATTAAAATGAAATGGACTCTTTAACTTTTAAACATTCGGAAAGGTAAAGGCCAGCTATCTTTATTTAacaaaattaataaagaataTCGTGACACTATTTCATCCTGGATCCTCCATAGGATATAATATTACTAGGATGATTAATTAAAAGACATCATGAATATAAACTGTTTCCCAAGGCCGATACCAGTTGTTTTTTGTATTTAaactgttgggaataaaccccgtaaGAATAATATTTACGGTATTAGTGATAAATGTggaacactaagttatggttaaatcagcaagaatagaaatgcagtaataatgacaccaagattttacgtggaaacccttctgaataagggaaaaaaccacggccaagaagaacaactgatatcactatagcgaggAATTTTACATTGTATAGTAACGAGTAcaaatactcctaagaccactacaTCCTCAAAAGAAAGAACACTCTTTTGCTTTCTCACCTGACTaatatctctcacactctatttttcttcacagactattttcttatagtctATGGAATACCTTGCTCTCTCTCACTCAGATATATTGTCTAAGATTTTTGGTGTGTCTACAGCTGAAAATATGCATccctatttatagggaaaaaatggGCTCGCTGATGTAAGCAGTGACTCAAGCAAGCACAAAAAAGTCTATGGAAAGATATCTGGCCGGTTGGCCATATCTCCAAAACTTTGACAATTTACCAAAAAAGGAAGAAGACATCTTCCTTAAAATATGGGGCTGGACCCcacaaatctccccctccagtctcattcgcCTGAAGGAGGTAACACCAGAGATTCTAGTTTGAGCGCATGCCGACAAGTTTGCAaagctcgaacttgtctcttggtactacCTTGGTTAGCATATTCGTAGGTttttcactcgtgtgaatctttttgacctgtaaagattcgttctccacctgctcacgaatccaatgataACTGACGTCGATGTGTTTTGTTCtcgcatggtacatggagttttTGCTTAGGTCTATTGCACTCTGATTGTCGCAATTGACAACATACTCCATCTGTCGCAATCCAAGTTCTTAAAGAAATctcttgagccatatcatctcttTGCCAGCTTCAGTAGCCGCAATATACTCCGCTTCAGTTGTAGATAGTGCGACACACTTTTGTAACTTCGAcagccatgatatagctccccctgaaaaagtaaacaaatatcGAGTAGTGGATTTTCTATTATCAAGGTCACTTGCCATATCAGAATCTATATAGCCCTTCAGAATTGGATTTGATCCTCCAAAACATAAgtaatgtcatgggcggctttccagccgtgccccatgaccccttgggcgcgccccgtggcgtcctagcaagccttccaATGACTAGCGCCACAGatggccccgtggtcttggccgcgccaagtgacaagcgcgcatgtgcctctgtcgccccaccgatatccatcgccagcgcccaaccgcaggcagatgccaacagcgccgcacgCGCAGACAACGCCGCGCccgcagaccctgatgccaaagacAATGCTGCGGACAACGGACCTGTTTTCTGCCCTAtagcaaactaagtctttttcattgtaaatatagagtatttttattccatgtacttccattatgtttctctagcttaatcaagtctagtcttgtagctttggattatttttttaagcattattaagggggaccaaacaatcaaactttctagcaagcaaacaattctctgtactggtgtctctccccctcgacaccgcgttgcctttctgtaatagctttcattaatgcaatcaagctttctttcattctcaattctcattcatgttctctcaattgctcttgacattggttttcccgtacggcactgacaatctagtctagcgtacggaggggacctcagttggcggacagcaactgcactgacatcagttgcttagccttacgtcgcccttccaaggaatatcaggaaggcgccgcgtaacagttggtatcagagcctaggctcgacatcggacgagggaacgcattgccattaccaccatttctgaccatggtgaatcatggggaccgcATTGCGGCCCTTGAACAGACGATTGACGGATTACTGCCCATCATAGATACGGTGCCTGAACTAAGAACCAGCCTAGGGAAAAGGTAGGATGACCTGGACCGCAGGGtgctccaggccgaagttgacatagaaaacatcagtcgtgactccgagGGAGATCGGCAAacggcagccacagaggcagccaaaatttttggcaaattcgagggactccaacaggagcgtgccgaggatttagcttacagggcacaagaggcagacagggtgactgccctgcaacaaactattgacgacttgacaaacaagctcaatgttgtcaatgctgctttacaggGCCTACTGCGAGGCAGTGGAAACCAGATCAGGGGCGCTACAAACCCCACTTCCACGacacaaaaactgaaaattcctgagccaaagccatacagtggagctaggAATGCCAAGGAAGTGGAGAACTTCATATTTGATGTCGAACAATATTTCGATGCTGTtgggggcctagaagaagctaagaaggtagcaactgctgccatgtatcttcagggtgatgctaaactctggtggcgggtgaaatacgaagccattaaggccggtgaagatgctctcgaaacatgggcagaactgaaggcagccatccgCCTACAGTTCTTTCCCAAAAATGTCGAATACAATTCAAGGAGAAAGCTACaggagctccgccagaccaaatccgtgcgggactacgtgcgggaattctccgcgctcatgctaagcatacgcgacatgggggacaaagacaagctcttcactttcctagaagggctgaaaccttatgcccgtatgGAGCTACAAAGATAacgggtagataccctgcccaaggcgatccaagccgctgaatgccttggggactatcaaatggaagctcggaaggataggcctcagcCGCCTGCCCGagcgggattcaaagggggccagtctagcaatggtggccctagcagaagtgggggagatcggagctCAACCAAACCTAGGACTCCCTCCACAGGCAGCAACAGTGTTGcgtctaacaacaatgatcgggggaggaagcctccttcaggatgccgtcattgcggcggaccacattggaataatgagtGCCCACAGGTACAGATGAACACCCATCAGACTTTTGAtgatgggacggatgacgacTCAGACGATGCGGATCAGACTGAACcagtaggtgccttcaatgcaattgttggctccatttctgaggcATTAGCAGAGACTAGTGCTAgtatccgtaagaagaaggacccatgtccagtcaccaagaaaggggaaaagaaggcGGATGATGAGACTCCTCTTAAGAacgagaggaccttaatgttcgttgagatgaaggtgaatggcaagcccattcgggctaTGGTAGACACGGgcgctacccacaactacttagcctcgactcaggtggagcgccttGGTCTAATTGTAGGGAAAGGTAGAggccgtgtcaaggctatcaactcacctccccagccagtgggtggaatagccaaagaagtaccggtgaagcttggcccttacgaaggaaaattcaacctgcgcgtggtgatcatagatgacttcgagttgatagttggattggaattcttgaggcaaaccaacaccatgcaTGTACCGTATGCTGACATGTTACTGATGATGGGAGCCAACGGgaccaagccctgcattatcccgtgcatgcccatgaagattgccgttgaaaacatctcggccttgcagttgaagaagggggtcaaaagaaatgaacccacgttcctggcaACCCTCTGCATCGAAGATGtagaacgctcctcgggtcccattcctgaacccgtgaaggagctactactagagtttgaagatgtcatgccacaagacatgccaaagtgACTACCGCCTAGGCGCACTGTGGACCATGAAATTGAGCTGGTGCCGGGCGCGAAGCCACCCGCCCGGGCGCCTTACAgcatgtcacaacccgaactcaccgagcttcggagacaattgacagaaatgctagacacagggattaTCGTACCCTCCAaatccccatacgggtcccctgtgctattccagaagaaacatgatggtagtctacgactctgtgtggactatcgggctctaaacaaaattactgtgaagaacaagtaccctatttcgctaatggcagacttgttcgatagactgggTAGTGCGACggtgttcaccaaaatagacctgaagacaggttattggcaagttcggattgcagagggtgatgagcacaagacgacctgtgtgacaagatatgggtcgtacgatttCCTAGTTATgccattcggcttgactaacgccccaacTACGTTTTGCACGTTGATGAACCAAGTATTCCGagagtacattgatgaattcgtggtggtctacttggatgacattgtggtatatagccaaacattggaggaacacctaatgcacttgcggaaggtcctagctcgattgcgggagcatgaactatatgcgaagctatctaagtgctcctttgctcaaaagcaaattgacttcctcggacatgtcatcgaggaagggcggatcaagatggaccagcagaagattcaggcaatcacagattggccaccgcctaaggatatccacgccttgagggCATTCCTTGGTCTATGCAATTTCTATCGACGATTCGTGAAAGGCTACTCACTCATTGCAGTACCATTGACAGAACTCCTCAAGAAGGTCACGCCTTGGGAATGGGGGCCCAAGCGAGCGGAGGCCTTCAACGCATTGAAGGCGGatatgtctagtagccccgtcttggcccttcctgatttggccaagccattcgaagaacaaacagatgcatctgactatgccctcggtggagtcctgctacaagaagggcatcctgtAGCGTACGAGAGTCGGAAGCTAAAAgatgcagagcggcgctatgccgcccatgagaaagaattattggctgtcgtcCACTACTTGCACCTCTAGAGGCATTATCTGCTGGGAACcccgttcgtggtcaagacagacaacacagctgttagccatttcatgacccagccgaagttgaatggtcgacaggctaggtggcaggaactcctagctgaattccacttcaacctggagtaccgaagtgggaagaccaatcatATTACTGATGcgctcagtcggagagctgatctagcatcggtgtACTTGctcgccaccctaagggggagcgaAGTAGCCACCTCCATCAAGGACCAGATACAGGATTTACTCATCAAAGACCCTGccgcacagtatttggttgatttggtaggacagggcaagactcgccagttctacatggaagatggttttctgaaagtgaaagggaaatgactttatgttcctaaaggaggagacctacgaaggactcttctggcggaatgtcatgatactctgtgggccggccatcccggtgaagaacgcaccatggcgttacttcgccgtgcatattattggcctcaaatggctgatgacgttgctcagtatgtgaagacttgtctagtatgccaaaAGGACAAGTCAGACCGCTTAACACAGGCgggactcttggaaccactagctgtcccaaagagaccttgggaaagtgtttccctggatttcatcaccggattgcccaaggtcggagatctaacaactatcttggttgtggtagatcgattttccaaatatgctacctttattgctgccccacaatatatatcagcagaagatacagctcgactcttcttctctcatgtcgtcaaatattggggcctaccCAAATACATTGTTAGTGATTGGGACTcgcgcttcactagcaacttttggacccaactctttaagtgccttgggtcgaagctgagtcacagctcaagttttcatccgcaatctgatggccagacggagcggttcaatggtatgttggaggaatatctccgccattttgtaaccggatcgcagaagaattggatgaagcttctggatgctgctcaactgtgtttcaattcacaaaagagctcagtacaaacaaaagtgcttttgaaattgttaccggacagcaaccgctactcccacacacagtcaatgcaccaaatatgtctaaatctcctcgagctACTAGCTTC belongs to Nicotiana tabacum cultivar K326 chromosome 6, ASM71507v2, whole genome shotgun sequence and includes:
- the LOC107789305 gene encoding uncharacterized protein LOC107789305 isoform X2 — its product is MDLNKKCNSDPAQGESEKSNVTKVDSKTGMQIKKALHMQLEVQRHLHEKLERKLLLRIEEQGKQLKMIFDQQQTTSLLDTQNSNISSPGNDLSNPYDDTEVLDAEHRDNTHFPFQSFLLAGASETRNSPNNVVQIDSKTGMQIKEALQMQLEVQRHLHDQLEIQRKLQLRIEEQGKQLKMMFDQQQKTTRSVLDIQNSSISTPGDDPSTPCDDTDVLVAEGSDNTAKAGSISLVA
- the LOC107789305 gene encoding uncharacterized protein LOC107789305 isoform X1, yielding MDLNKKCNSDPAQGESEKSNVTKVDSKTGMQIKKALHMQLEVQRHLHEKLEIQRKLLLRIEEQGKQLKMIFDQQQTTSLLDTQNSNISSPGNDLSNPYDDTEVLDAEHRDNTHFPFQSFLLAGASETRNSPNNVVQIDSKTGMQIKEALQMQLEVQRHLHDQLEIQRKLQLRIEEQGKQLKMMFDQQQKTTRSVLDIQNSSISTPGDDPSTPCDDTDVLVAEGSDNTAKAGSISLVA